The following nucleotide sequence is from Streptomyces sp. HUAS CB01.
ACCGCCGCCGACGAGGAGAAGAGGAACCGCTTCACGCCCGCGTCCACGACGGACTCGAGCAGCACGGTCAGCCCGTGGACGTTCTCCCGGTAGTAGCGCAGCGGCTGCTCAACGGACTCGCCGACCTGCTTCCTCGCCGCCAGGTGCACCACTCCCGTGACCGCGTGCTCGGCGAGGACGCGGTCCAGCAGCTCCCTGTCCAGCAGGGTGCCCCTGACCAGCGGCACCCCCTCGGGCAGCCGCTCCGCGTTGCCCGTCGAGACGTCGTCGAGCACGACGACCCGCTCCCCGGCGCCGGTCATGGCGTGCGCCACGTGCGCTCCGATGTACCCCGCCCCGCCTGTGATCAGCCAAGTCATGCCCGCCACCCTAACCAGGCGGCGTCCGGGGCGGCCCTGCCCCAGGGAGCGGGTTTGTGGGGTCGGCCACTGATCGACAATGATGATCTCGGTCGCGGCACCGGCGGCCGGTCCCGGTCCGGGCAAGGGACGCCCGGACCGAGGACGAGGCCGGCGGGACGAACGGGAGTGTCCTCACCGGGAAACCTCAGTGAACTCGTGCTTCCGTTCATCCGATAGCCTCAGCCGACATGCCGCCGCCCGGTCCCGGGCCGAGCCGCCGTGCCCACCCATCCGATGAGCGCCAAGGAGTGAGTCCGTCTGTCGACCGCCATCCTCACCGGTCCGCCGGTACCCGGATCGCCGCTCGAGGGCGATCTGCGGTCGCTGGGCTTCGACGTACGCATCGCCTCCGGGGCCGACGAGGCGGCTGACCTGCTCGCCGCCGTCCCGGCCGCCGAGCGGGCCGCGCTCGTGGACCCGCGCTTCGTCGGCCACCTCCACGCACTCCGCCTCGGCCTGACGGACCCCCGCTTCCCGGCCGCCGCGATCCCCGGCGCCGCCACCGCCCGGCCCGAGGCGCGCGCCGCCCTGCTCGCGGCCCTGCGGCAGGCGGCCCCGCAGTCCGCCGTGCAGTCGTCCCCCGACCCCGCGTCCCCGTCCCCCGGGGCCGCGGCCACCGACACCGTCCCCGCGGCGGCCGGCGTGCTCCCCGACCTCGTCGCCGATGCCCTCGCCGCCGAGGGCGCCGCTCCGCACCGGCCAGAGCTGGGGACGCTGGTGGCGACCGTGCCCGGCGACCCCCAGGCCCGCAACGAGGCCCGGCAGGCCGTGGCCGCCGTCGACGACGAGGACGTCCGGCTGCGCTCCGCGGTGAAGGCGCGTGACGGGTTCTTCACGACCTTCTTCATCAGCCCGTACTCGCGCTACATCGCCCGCTGGTGCGCGCGGCGCGGGCTGACCCCGAACCAGGTCACCACCGCCTCGCTGATCACCGCGCTCATAGCGGCCGCCGCCGCGGCCACCGGCACCCGGGGCGGCTTCGTCGCCGCCGGCGTGCTGCTGATCCTCTCCTTCGTCCTCGACTGCACCGACGGGCAGCTCGCCCGCTACTCCCTGCAGTACTCCACGCTCGGCGCCTGGCTCGACGCCACCTTCGACCGGGCGAAGGAGTACGCCTACTACGCGGGCCTCGCGCTCGGCGCCGCACGCGGCGGGGACGACGTCTGGGCCCTGGCGCTCGGCGCGATGGTGCTCCAGACCTGCCGCCACGTGGTCGACTTCTCCTTCAACGAGGCCAACCACGACGCGACCGGCAACACCAGCCCCACCGCCGCCCTCTCCGACCGGCTCGACAGCGTCGGCTGGACGGTGTGGGTCCGGCGCATGATCGTGCTCCCGATCGGCGAGCGCTGGGCCATGATCGCCGTGCTGACCGCCGTCACCACCCCGCGGATCGTCTTCTACGCCCTGCTGATCGGCTGCGGCTTCGCCGCCGCGTACACCACCGCCGGCCGCGTGCTGCGCTCGCTCACCCGCAAGGCCCGCAGGACCGACCGCGCGGCACAGGCGCTCGCCGACCTCGCCGACTCCGGTCCGGTGGCGGACGGCTTCGCCGCCGCGTTCAAGGGCTTCGCCCGTCGGCTGCCGTCGCTCGCACCGCCCGTGATCGCCGCGCTCGGCGCCGCGGCGGTCACCCTCACCGCGTGGCTCGCCCCCTACGGCAGCCCCTGGACGGTCGTCGCCGCCCTCGGCTACGCCCTCACCTCCGGCCTCGCCGTCGCGCGCCCGCTCAAGGGTGCTCTCGACTGGCTGGTGCCCCCGGTCTTCCGCGCCGCGGAGTACGGCACGATCCTGATCCTCGCCGCCCGGGCGGACGTGAACGGGGCCCTTCCCGCGGCATTCGGCCTGGTGGCCGCGGTCGCCTACCATCACTACGACACGGTGTACCGCATCCGCGGGGGCACCGGCGCGCCCCCGCGCCGGCTGGTCCGGGCGGTCGGCGGGCACGAGGGGCGGACCCTGGCGGTCGCGCTGCTGGCCACCCTGCTGGGCGCCCCGCAGTTCACGATCGCGCTGACGGTCCTCGCGGTCGCCGTGGCACTCGTGGTGGTCGCGGAGTCCGTCCGCTTCTGGGTCTCCTCCGGAGCACCCGCCGTACACGACGAAGGAGAACCCGCATGATCGGCCTTGTCCTGGCTGCCGGTGCCGGACGGCGTCTGCGCCCCTACACCGACACCCTTCCGAAGGCCCTCGTGCCCGTGGACGGGGACCTCTCGGTCCTCGACCTGACGCTGAAGAACTTCAGCGAGATCGGCCTCACCGAGGTCGCCGTCGTCGTCGGCTACCGCAAGGAGGCCGTGTACGCGCGCAAGGACGAGCTGGAGGCCACGTACGGCCTGAAGCTCACCCTGATCGACAACGACAAGGCCGAGGAGTGGAACAACGCCTACTCCCTGTGGTGCGCGCGTGACGTCCTCAGGCGGGGCGTGATTCTCGCCAACGGCGACACCGTGCACCCGGTCTCCGTCGAGAAGACCCTGCTCGCCGCCCGCGGCGACGGCCGGAGGATCATCCTCGCCCTCGACACGGTCAAGCAGCTCGCCGACGAGGAGATGAAGGTCATCACCGCGGACGGCCAGGGCGTCCGCCGGATCACCAAGCTGATGGACCCTGCCGGTGCCACCGGTGAGTACATCGGTGTCACCCTCATCGAGCCCGAGGCCGCCGAGGAGCTCGCCGACGCGCTGAAGGCCACCTTCGAGCGCGACCCCGACCTCTACTACGAGGACGGCTACCAGGAGCTGGTGAACCGGGGCTTCCAGATCGACGTGGCACCGATCGGCGACGTCAGCTGGGTCGAGATCGACAACCACGACGACCTCGCGAAGGGCCGGGAGATCGCGTGCCAGTACTGACCCGGCTCATCCCGTCGCCGGTCGTCGTCGACATCGGCTGCGGGGCGATGGACGACCTGGCCGGTCTCCTGGCCGACCAGCGCATCTCGGCGTCCGGCGAGCTGGCGATCGCGATCAGCAACGGCTCGGGGCAGGCCCTGCGCGAACGGCTGGCACCGGTGCTGCCCGGCGCCGACTGGTACGAGGTCTCGGACGGCACCATCGACTCGGCGGTCAAGCTGGCCGACGACATCAAGGGCAAGCGCCGCTACGACGCGGTCGTCGGCCTCGGCGGCGGCAAGATCATCGACGTGGCGAAGTACGCCGCGGCGCGGGTCGGGCTGCCCATGGTCGCCGTCGCCACCAACCTGGCGCACGACGGCCTGTGCTCGCCGATCTCCATCCTCGACAACGACAACGGCCGCGGCTCCTACGGCGTCCCCTCGCCGATCGCCATGGTGATCGACCTCGACGTGGTGCGCGAGGCCCCGGTCCGGTTCGTCCGCTCCGGGATCGGCGACGCGATCTCCAACATCTCCGCGATCGCCGACTGGGAGCTCTCCCGCAAGATCACCGGGGAGTCCGTCGACGGCCTGGCCGCCGCGATGGCCCGTACCGCCGGCGAGGCCGTGCTCCGCCACCCCGGGGGCGTCGGCGACGACGAGTTTCTGACGGTGCTCGCGGAGGCGCTGGTGCTCTCCGGCATCGCCATGTCGATCAGCGGTGACTCCCGGCCGTCGTCCGGCGCCTGCCACGAGATCAGCCACGCCTTCGACCTGCTCTACCCCAAGCGGGCCGCCAGCCACGGCGAGCAGGTCGGGCTGGGCGCCGCCTTCGCGATGCACCTGCGCGGCGCCGGGGAGGAGTCCGGCCTGTTCGCCGAGGTCCTCCGCAAGCACGGGTTGCCGGTCCTCCCCGAGGACATCGGCTTCTCCGCCGACGAGTTCGTCCGGGCCGTGGAGTACGCACCGCGGACCCGGCCCGGCCGCTTCACCATCCTCGAGCACCTCGACCTGTCCACCGATCAGATCAGGGACGCGTACGCCGACTATGCCAAGACCATCCGTAGCTGAGCTCCGTCCGGTCGTTCACCCCGCGGGCGTGAAGGACCGGCGCAGTGGCGAGCACTGGGGCGGCCGCCTGTACATGCGCGAGATCTCCCTCCGCATCACCCGCGTCCTGGTCGGCACCAAGGTCACGCCGAACCAGCTGACGTACCTGATGACCCTGGCCGGGGTCCTGGCCCTGCCGGCCCTGCTGGTGCCGGGCGTGTGGGGTGCCGTCCTCGGCGTGGTGATGGTCCAGCTGTACCTGCTGCTGGACTGCGTGGACGGCGAGGTCGCCCGCTGGAAGAAGCAGTACTCCCTGTCCGGCGTGTACCTGGACCGGGTCGGCGCCTATCTGTGCGACGCCGCGGTGCTCGTCGGCTTCGGCCTGCGCGCCGCGGACCTGTGGGGAGGCGGGCGGATCGACTGGCTGTGGGCCTTCCTCGGCACCCTCGCGGCGCTCGGCGCGATCCTGATCAAGGCCGAGACCGACCTGGTCGGCGTCGCCCGGCACCAGGCCGGGATGGAGCCGGTCAAGGACGCGGCGGCCGAGCCGCGCTCGTCCGGCATGGCGCTCGCCCGCCGGGCCGCCTCCGCGCTGAAGTTCCACCGGCTGGTCCTCGGCATCGAGGCGTCCCTGCTGATCCTGGTGCTGGCGGTCCTCGACCAGATCCAGGGCGACCTGTTCTTCTCTCGTCTGGGTGTCGCCGTGCTGGCCGGTGTCGCGCTGCTGCAGACGGTGCTGCACCTCGTGTCCATCCTCGTCTCCAGCAGGCTGAGGTGAGCCGTATGAAGCTCGGTGCCGTCATCATCACCATGGGCAACCGGCCCGACGACCTGCGCGCCCTCATCGACTCGGTCGCCAAGCAGGACGGCGACCCCGTCGAGGTGGTCGTCGTCGGCAACGGCGCCCCGGTCACGGGCGTGCCCGACGGTGTGCGCACGGTCGACCTGCCCGAGAACCTGGGCATTCCCGGCGGCCGCAACGTCGGCATCGAGGCGTTCGGCCCGGGCGGCGGCGACGTCGACGTGCTGCTCTTCCTCGACGACGACGGTCTGCTGCCGAAGACCGACACCGCCGAGCTGGTGCGCCGGGCGTTCGAGGAGGACCCCGCCCTCGGGATCGTCAGCTTCCGCATCGCCGACCCGGACACCGGCCTCACCCAGCGCCGGCACGTCCCGCGGCTGCGGGCGTCCGACCCGATGCGCTCCTCGCGCGTCACGACCTTCCTCGGCGGTGCGAACGCGGTGCGCACGAAGGTGCTGGAACAGGTCGGCGGGCTGCCGGACGAGTTCTTCTACGCCCACGAGGAGACCGACCTCGCCTGGCGGGCCCTCGACGCGGGCTGGATGATCGACTACCGCTCCGACATGGTGCTGCACCACCCGACGACCCCGCCCTCCCGGCACGCGGTCTACCACCGCATGGTGGCCCGCAACAGGGTGTGGCTGGCCCGTCGCAACCTGCCCGCGCCCCTGGTGCCCGTCTACCTCGGGGTGTGGATCCTGCTGACTCTCCTCAGGCGGCCCTCGGCCGCGGCCCTCAGGGCATGGTTCGGCGGCTTCAAGGAGGGCTGGACCACCCCGTGCGGGCCCCGCCGTCCCATGAAGTGGCGTACCGTGTGGCGACTGACGCGACTGGGCCGACCGCCTGTCGTCTGACGGTCCGGATCTGAGAGCATCGGGCGTACTCCGGGACCTGGCCGCCACCTGAGGCCCAAGCCGCGCATCTTGAACACGAAAGTCTCGACTTGTGAGTGACACAACCCACGACGGCGCGATCGCCACGAGCGCTCGGCCGTCTCCCGACGACGGTCTGACACCGGCGGAGCTGGCCGCCAAGTACGGCCTGTCGGTGAGCGGTGCCCGCCCAGGGCTGGTCGAATACGTCAGGCAGCTCTGGGGCCGCTGGCACTTCATCCTGGCGTTCTCCCAGGCGAAGCTGACCGCCCAGTACAGCCAGGCGAAGCTCGGCCAGCTGTGGCAGGTCGCGACGCCGCTGCTGAACGCTCTCGTGTACTACCTGATCTTCGGCCTCATCCTCGGCGCGGGCCGCGGGATGTCGAAGGAGGTCTACATCCCGTTCCTGGTGACGGGCGTGTTCGTGTTCACGTTCACGCAGACGTCGGTCATGGCCGGCGTCCGGGCGATCTCCGGGAACCTGGGACTGGTGCGGGCCCTGCACTTCCCCCGGGCCTCGCTGCCGATCTCGTTCGCGCTGCAGCAGCTCCAGCAGCTGCTGTTCTCGATGATCGTGCTCGTGCTCATCGTGGTGGCGTTCGGGAGCTACCCGTCGCTGAGCTGGCTGCTCGTGCTGCCGGCCCTGGGGCTCCAGTTCGTGTTCAACGTCGGCATGGCGCTGATCATGGCGCGGATGGGCAGCAAGACCCCCGACCTCGCCCAGCTGATGCCGTTCATCATGCGGACCTGGATGTACGGCTCGGGTGTCATGTTCTCGATCAAGGTGATGCTCGCGGACAAGCCCGCGTGGATCGCCGAGGTCCTCATGTACAACCCCGCGGCGATCTACATGGACCTGATCCGCTTCGCCCTGATCGACGGGTACGACTCGTCGAACCTGCCCTCGCACGTGTGGCTGGCCGGCGGGCTGTGGGCGCTGCTGCTGGGCGTCGCCGGGTTCGTGTACTTCTGGAAGGCGGAGGAGCGCTATGGCCGTGGCTGACCACCTCGAGGACCCGCGCGACGCCCGGGTGCCCACCGTCATCGCCGACGACGTGCACATCGTGTACCGCGTCAACGGCGGCAGCGGCGGCAAGGGCAGCGCGACCGCCGCGCTGAGCCGGATCGTCAAGCGCGACCGCGGGGAGTCCCGCGGCGTCCGCAAGGTCCACGCGGTCCGGGGCGTCTCCTTCACCGCCTACCGCGGTGAGGCGATCGGCCTGATCGGCACGAACGGCTCGGGCAAGTCGACGCTGCTGCGCGCGATCGCGGGCCTGCTGCCCACCGAGAGCGGCAAGGTCTACACCGACGGCCAGCCCTCCCTGCTGGGCGTCAACGCGGCTCTCATGGGTGATCTGACCGGTGAGCGGAACGTCATCCTCGGCGGCCTGGCCATGGGCATGTCGCGCGAGGAGATCCGCGCCCGCTACCAGGGCATCGTCGACTTCTCCGGCATCAACGAGAAGGGCGACTTCATCACCCTGCCGATGCGCACGTACTCCTCCGGTATGGGCGCCCGGCTCCGGTTCGCGATCGCGGCGGCCAAGAACCACGACGTGCTGATGATCGACGAGGCGCTGGCCACCGGTGACCGCAAGTTCCAGATCCGCTCCGAGGAGCGCATCAGGGAGCTGCGCCAGGAGGCGGGCACGGTCTTCCTGGTCAGCCACAGCAACAAGTCGATCCGGGACACCTGCGACCGGGTCCTGTGGCTGGAGAAGGGCGAGCTCCTGATGGACGGCCCGACCGACGAGGTCATCAGGGCGTACGAGAAGGAGACCGGGAAGTAGCCCGGTTCCCGCAGCGGGCGGAAGGGCCCCCGCCGGACCGCTCCGGCGGGGGCCCTCGCACGGCCGGCCCCCGCCGGAGCCGGCCGGGAAGCGGGGCGGACGGAGGTCCGCGCGTAGCCGACCGGCCGTCAGGTCCTGTTCCCTCCGGGGAGGTTGACGGCGCACCGCAGGTCGACTGCGGCGCGGCCGGTGCCCCGCTGAGAGTGGGGACGAGGTGGAACGTAAGCTGTACCGGTGCTGATTCACGGCAAGTGGGGCGATACGCCCTGAGGGATCCCGGCTGCCGGGCGGCGAAGCCCCTCGTCGGGACCGGCGGCGTGTCCGAAATAGGATGTATTGGGTCGGCAGTGTAGAACGGGAGATGTGACGGCCATGACGGAAGATCTCCAGCTCCGCGTGGGCAGTGCCGTCCCCGCACCTGGCAGCCCGCAGTGACAGGTACCCGGCAGGTGCGCCCCGACGCCTCCATGCGCACCACGCTCGCCAAGGCCGCGGACGAGAACTTCCCCGTGGCCCCCTTCTTCCTGCCCCGCGCCTGGCGCGACGACCTCATGGCCGTCTACGGCTACGCCCGGCTCGTCGACGACATCGGCGACGGCGATCTCGCCCCGGGCGGAGCGGACGCCCGCCACCTCGGCCTCGACCCCGCGCAGAGCGACGACCGGCTCGCGATGCTCGACGCCTTCGAGACCGATCTGCGGCGCATCTTCCCCGGCGGCGACGGAGCCCCGCGCCATCCGCTGCTGCGGGCGCTCGTGCCGACCGTGCGCCGCTGCGGGCTCACCCCGGAGCCGTTCCTCGGCCTGATCGAGGCCAACCGCCAGGACCAGCTCGTCCGCCGCTACCGGACCTGGGACGACCTCACGCGCTACTGCGAGCTGTCCGCCGACCCCGTGGGCCGGCTCGTCCTGGCGATCACCGGTTCGGCCGACCCCGAGCGGATCCGCCGGTCCGACGCCGTGTGCACCGCCCTCCAGATCGTCGAGCACCTCCAGGACGTCGCGGAGGACCTGGCCGCGGACCGCGTCTACCTGCCGGCCGAGGACATGGAGCGCTTCGGGGTCACCGAGGACGACCTGGCCGCACCGACCGCGGGCGCACCGGTACGCGCCCTGATCGCCCACGAGGCCGCGCGGGCCGGAACGCTGCTGGAGGAGGGCATCCCGCTCGTGGGCAGCGTCCACGGCCGGCTCAGGCTGCTGCTCGCCGGCTTCGTCGCCGGCGGGCGCGCCGCCCTCGCCGCGATCGAGGCCGCCGGCCACGACGTCCTTCCCGGGCCGCCCCGGCCCACCAGGCCCCGGCTGATGCGCGAAGTGGGAGCCGTCTTGCACAGAGCGCGCAGAGAGGGGTGAGCCGGGCCATGGAGGAGTTCACACACATGTCCGCGCCGGTCCGGGCCGCGTACAGCTACTGCGAGGCCGTCACCGGGACGCAGGCGCGCAACTTCGCGTACGGCATCAGGCTCCTGCCCGCCGACAAGCGCCAGGCCATGTCCGCCCTGTACGCCTTCTCCCGGCGCGTGGACGACATCGGCGACGGCCTCCTCGGCGAGACCGCCAAACGGGACCGGCTCGAGGGGACCCGCGAGCTCCTCGGCAGGATCCGGGACGGGGCGGTGGACGAGGACGACACGGACCCGGTCGCCGTGGCCCTCGCGGACGCGGCCCAGCGCTTCCCCATCCCCCTCGACGCCCTCGACGAGCTCATCGACGGCGTCCTGATGGACGTCCGCGGCGAGACGTACGAGACCTGGGACGACCTCAAGGTCTACTGCCGCTGTGTCGCGGGCGCCATCGGACGGCTCTCCCTCGGGGTGTTCGGGACCCTGCCCGGCGCGCGCGGCACCGAGCGGGCCTCCGAGTACGCCGACACGCTCGGACTCGCCCTCCAGCTCACCAACATCCTGCGCGACGTCCGCGAGGACGCGAGCAACGGCCGCACCTACCTGCCCGGCGACGACCTCGCCAAGTTCGGCTGCACCGGCGGCTTCCACCGCGCGATCCCGCCCTCGGGGGCCGACTTCACCGGCCTCGTCCACTTCGAGGTACGGCGCGCCCGGGGGCTGTTCGCCGAGGGCTACCGGCTGCTGCCCATGCTGGACCGGCGCAGCGGCGCCTGCGTCGCCGCCATGGCCGGGATCTACCGCCGCCTGCTCGAACGCATCGAGCGCGACCCCATGGCCGTCCTGCGCGGCCGGGTCTCCCTGCCCGGCCGGGAGAAGGCGTACGTCGCCGTGCGCGGCCTCTCCGGCCTCGACGCGCGGCACATCTCCCGCAAGGCCGTCAGGAGGCGCGTCTGATGGCACGGCCGACACCCCCTCGGCGCCGCACGGCCGCCGGGCCGCCCGCGGCACCCCGCCGCGCCGCGCACCCGGGTGCCCTCCCCGCCGGCGGGGAGGGCCCATGACGGACCGGGACAGCACCTCCGAGCGGCACGCCGTCGTCGTCGGGGGCGGGATCGCCGGGGTGACCGCCGCGCTCCGCCTCGCCGACGCCGGACTGCGCGTGACGCTCCTGGAGAACCGGCCCCGGCTCGGCGGGCTCGCCTTCTCCTTCCGGCGCGGCGAGCTGACCGTCGACAACGGCCAGCACGTGTACCTGCGCTGCTGCACCGCGTACCGCTGGTTCCTCGACCGCGTCGACGGCGCCCGCCTCGCACCGCTCCAGCCGCGCCTCGACGTGCCCGTGCTCGATGCCGCCCACCCCGGGGGCCCCCGCCTGGGGCGGCTGCGCCGCACCGCCCTGCCCGTCCCCCTGCATCTGGCCGCGAGCCTCGCCCGGTACCCGCACCTCTCCCTCGCCGAGCGGGCCGCCGTCGGGCGCGCCGCGTTCGCGCTGCGGGGGCTCGACCCCGCCGACCCCGCCCTCGACGGCGTCGACTTCGCGACCTGGCTGCGCCGCCACGGCCAGTCCGCGCGCGCCGTCGAGGCCCTGTGGGACCTGGTCGGGGTCGCCACCCTCAACGCCACCGCCCCGAACGCCTCCATGGCCCTGGCCGCGATGGTCTTCAGGACCGGCCTGCTCTCCGACCCCGGCGCGGCCGACATCGGCTGGGCCCGCGTCCCCCTCGGGGAGCTGCACGACACACTGGCCCGCAAGGCCCTCGACACGGCCGGCGTCCGCACCGAACTGCGCACGCGCGTCAGCGAGGTCACCCGCGCGGACGACGGGCGCTGGAACGTCACGGCAGGCACCGGCCCGCTCACCGCGGACGCCGTCGTCCTCGCCGTACCGCAGCGCGAGGCGCACGCCCTGCTCCCCGAGGGCGCCCTGGACGACCCCGACCGGCTGCTCGCCATCGGGACCGCACCGATCCTCAACCTGCACGTGGTCTACGACCGCCCGGTGCTGCGCCGGCCCTTCTTC
It contains:
- a CDS encoding DUF5941 domain-containing protein, with the protein product MSTAILTGPPVPGSPLEGDLRSLGFDVRIASGADEAADLLAAVPAAERAALVDPRFVGHLHALRLGLTDPRFPAAAIPGAATARPEARAALLAALRQAAPQSAVQSSPDPASPSPGAAATDTVPAAAGVLPDLVADALAAEGAAPHRPELGTLVATVPGDPQARNEARQAVAAVDDEDVRLRSAVKARDGFFTTFFISPYSRYIARWCARRGLTPNQVTTASLITALIAAAAAATGTRGGFVAAGVLLILSFVLDCTDGQLARYSLQYSTLGAWLDATFDRAKEYAYYAGLALGAARGGDDVWALALGAMVLQTCRHVVDFSFNEANHDATGNTSPTAALSDRLDSVGWTVWVRRMIVLPIGERWAMIAVLTAVTTPRIVFYALLIGCGFAAAYTTAGRVLRSLTRKARRTDRAAQALADLADSGPVADGFAAAFKGFARRLPSLAPPVIAALGAAAVTLTAWLAPYGSPWTVVAALGYALTSGLAVARPLKGALDWLVPPVFRAAEYGTILILAARADVNGALPAAFGLVAAVAYHHYDTVYRIRGGTGAPPRRLVRAVGGHEGRTLAVALLATLLGAPQFTIALTVLAVAVALVVVAESVRFWVSSGAPAVHDEGEPA
- a CDS encoding phosphocholine cytidylyltransferase family protein → MIGLVLAAGAGRRLRPYTDTLPKALVPVDGDLSVLDLTLKNFSEIGLTEVAVVVGYRKEAVYARKDELEATYGLKLTLIDNDKAEEWNNAYSLWCARDVLRRGVILANGDTVHPVSVEKTLLAARGDGRRIILALDTVKQLADEEMKVITADGQGVRRITKLMDPAGATGEYIGVTLIEPEAAEELADALKATFERDPDLYYEDGYQELVNRGFQIDVAPIGDVSWVEIDNHDDLAKGREIACQY
- a CDS encoding iron-containing alcohol dehydrogenase family protein: MPVLTRLIPSPVVVDIGCGAMDDLAGLLADQRISASGELAIAISNGSGQALRERLAPVLPGADWYEVSDGTIDSAVKLADDIKGKRRYDAVVGLGGGKIIDVAKYAAARVGLPMVAVATNLAHDGLCSPISILDNDNGRGSYGVPSPIAMVIDLDVVREAPVRFVRSGIGDAISNISAIADWELSRKITGESVDGLAAAMARTAGEAVLRHPGGVGDDEFLTVLAEALVLSGIAMSISGDSRPSSGACHEISHAFDLLYPKRAASHGEQVGLGAAFAMHLRGAGEESGLFAEVLRKHGLPVLPEDIGFSADEFVRAVEYAPRTRPGRFTILEHLDLSTDQIRDAYADYAKTIRS
- a CDS encoding CDP-alcohol phosphatidyltransferase family protein, yielding MPRPSVAELRPVVHPAGVKDRRSGEHWGGRLYMREISLRITRVLVGTKVTPNQLTYLMTLAGVLALPALLVPGVWGAVLGVVMVQLYLLLDCVDGEVARWKKQYSLSGVYLDRVGAYLCDAAVLVGFGLRAADLWGGGRIDWLWAFLGTLAALGAILIKAETDLVGVARHQAGMEPVKDAAAEPRSSGMALARRAASALKFHRLVLGIEASLLILVLAVLDQIQGDLFFSRLGVAVLAGVALLQTVLHLVSILVSSRLR
- a CDS encoding glycosyltransferase family 2 protein, with the protein product MKLGAVIITMGNRPDDLRALIDSVAKQDGDPVEVVVVGNGAPVTGVPDGVRTVDLPENLGIPGGRNVGIEAFGPGGGDVDVLLFLDDDGLLPKTDTAELVRRAFEEDPALGIVSFRIADPDTGLTQRRHVPRLRASDPMRSSRVTTFLGGANAVRTKVLEQVGGLPDEFFYAHEETDLAWRALDAGWMIDYRSDMVLHHPTTPPSRHAVYHRMVARNRVWLARRNLPAPLVPVYLGVWILLTLLRRPSAAALRAWFGGFKEGWTTPCGPRRPMKWRTVWRLTRLGRPPVV
- a CDS encoding ABC transporter permease, with the protein product MSDTTHDGAIATSARPSPDDGLTPAELAAKYGLSVSGARPGLVEYVRQLWGRWHFILAFSQAKLTAQYSQAKLGQLWQVATPLLNALVYYLIFGLILGAGRGMSKEVYIPFLVTGVFVFTFTQTSVMAGVRAISGNLGLVRALHFPRASLPISFALQQLQQLLFSMIVLVLIVVAFGSYPSLSWLLVLPALGLQFVFNVGMALIMARMGSKTPDLAQLMPFIMRTWMYGSGVMFSIKVMLADKPAWIAEVLMYNPAAIYMDLIRFALIDGYDSSNLPSHVWLAGGLWALLLGVAGFVYFWKAEERYGRG
- a CDS encoding ABC transporter ATP-binding protein, giving the protein MAVADHLEDPRDARVPTVIADDVHIVYRVNGGSGGKGSATAALSRIVKRDRGESRGVRKVHAVRGVSFTAYRGEAIGLIGTNGSGKSTLLRAIAGLLPTESGKVYTDGQPSLLGVNAALMGDLTGERNVILGGLAMGMSREEIRARYQGIVDFSGINEKGDFITLPMRTYSSGMGARLRFAIAAAKNHDVLMIDEALATGDRKFQIRSEERIRELRQEAGTVFLVSHSNKSIRDTCDRVLWLEKGELLMDGPTDEVIRAYEKETGK
- the hpnC gene encoding squalene synthase HpnC, whose protein sequence is MTGTRQVRPDASMRTTLAKAADENFPVAPFFLPRAWRDDLMAVYGYARLVDDIGDGDLAPGGADARHLGLDPAQSDDRLAMLDAFETDLRRIFPGGDGAPRHPLLRALVPTVRRCGLTPEPFLGLIEANRQDQLVRRYRTWDDLTRYCELSADPVGRLVLAITGSADPERIRRSDAVCTALQIVEHLQDVAEDLAADRVYLPAEDMERFGVTEDDLAAPTAGAPVRALIAHEAARAGTLLEEGIPLVGSVHGRLRLLLAGFVAGGRAALAAIEAAGHDVLPGPPRPTRPRLMREVGAVLHRARREG
- the hpnD gene encoding presqualene diphosphate synthase HpnD, giving the protein MEEFTHMSAPVRAAYSYCEAVTGTQARNFAYGIRLLPADKRQAMSALYAFSRRVDDIGDGLLGETAKRDRLEGTRELLGRIRDGAVDEDDTDPVAVALADAAQRFPIPLDALDELIDGVLMDVRGETYETWDDLKVYCRCVAGAIGRLSLGVFGTLPGARGTERASEYADTLGLALQLTNILRDVREDASNGRTYLPGDDLAKFGCTGGFHRAIPPSGADFTGLVHFEVRRARGLFAEGYRLLPMLDRRSGACVAAMAGIYRRLLERIERDPMAVLRGRVSLPGREKAYVAVRGLSGLDARHISRKAVRRRV
- the hpnE gene encoding hydroxysqualene dehydroxylase HpnE; this encodes MTDRDSTSERHAVVVGGGIAGVTAALRLADAGLRVTLLENRPRLGGLAFSFRRGELTVDNGQHVYLRCCTAYRWFLDRVDGARLAPLQPRLDVPVLDAAHPGGPRLGRLRRTALPVPLHLAASLARYPHLSLAERAAVGRAAFALRGLDPADPALDGVDFATWLRRHGQSARAVEALWDLVGVATLNATAPNASMALAAMVFRTGLLSDPGAADIGWARVPLGELHDTLARKALDTAGVRTELRTRVSEVTRADDGRWNVTAGTGPLTADAVVLAVPQREAHALLPEGALDDPDRLLAIGTAPILNLHVVYDRPVLRRPFFAALGSPVQWVFDRTDASGMSEAGSRGDGGGRRAGQYLALSQSAAEDEIDTPVSVLRERYLPELERLLPATRGAEVRDFFVTRERTATFAPAPGVGRLRPAARTNAPGLFLAGSWTATGWPATMEGAVRSGLSAAGAALAALGRRHEHPLEEAA